In Calothrix sp. PCC 7507, one DNA window encodes the following:
- a CDS encoding DUF6391 domain-containing protein produces the protein MSTSASFQGDSSSVDFFGFDFITSLSRKVLSGGDKPTDFPQPTQDTDLLQQLSFIPGLQEILMLRQVHALEHATVWVLSEDATNVQIDNELLSGLSTEQGFYLYGEVNISDLRRAVSLALHRLTSGEWDLAVHPRCGTNLSVAMLLTAGLAVGVHLLLPFRPVEQLIGLGLAATTAAEIAPDLGSIAQRYLTTAIPFNLAVENITLTRDVWGRHGHFVKLCWRE, from the coding sequence ATGAGTACTTCTGCTTCTTTTCAAGGTGATTCATCTTCCGTTGATTTTTTTGGCTTTGATTTCATCACCTCTCTATCTCGGAAAGTTCTCAGTGGAGGTGACAAACCCACAGACTTTCCCCAGCCCACCCAAGATACTGATTTACTTCAGCAGTTATCGTTTATCCCAGGGTTACAAGAAATTTTAATGCTACGTCAAGTTCACGCCCTAGAACATGCTACTGTTTGGGTTCTCAGTGAAGATGCCACGAACGTTCAAATTGATAACGAACTACTCAGCGGCTTATCCACGGAACAGGGATTTTATCTTTATGGTGAAGTAAATATCAGTGATTTACGACGTGCAGTTTCGCTGGCTTTACATCGTCTTACCAGTGGAGAGTGGGATTTGGCAGTACATCCCCGTTGTGGCACTAATTTATCAGTCGCCATGCTCCTAACAGCTGGGTTAGCTGTGGGTGTGCATCTTTTGCTACCATTTCGACCAGTTGAACAACTAATTGGTTTGGGATTAGCTGCTACGACAGCAGCTGAAATTGCACCTGATTTAGGTTCCATAGCACAGCGATATCTCACAACTGCTATCCCCTTTAACTTAGCCGTAGAAAATATTACTTTGACGCGGGATGTTTGGGGAAGACATGGGCATTTTGTCAAGTTATGCTGGCGAGAGTAG
- a CDS encoding glycosyltransferase encodes MRKLYFLLPGTDGKFACGGLWAELKTVSLVQQICSADIVTYRQREKDKLFIDDLLQEKNLDDVIFVLSWGFDVAQLTAKLKQYNVVYHAHSAGYKFRLPASIPIITVSRHTMGYWGQLSPHSLIYYLPNQISNEFANLHLERDIDVLIQARKSSEYLIKDLIPALQKLCNVLVVDSYVEDLPGLFNRAKVYLYDSAEYWAQQGVSEGFGLQPLEALACGCQVFSSINSGLADYLDPGFNCYKIAGYSQEYDVQRILKVLKSSVTFNLSEQFFAEYRYENIMQRLQVILAELNEFFDHKIHHPSNIKSLTRMRVAKLLTQRIYGKVKKKYFKRL; translated from the coding sequence ATGAGAAAGCTTTACTTTTTACTTCCTGGAACAGATGGTAAATTTGCCTGTGGTGGACTGTGGGCAGAGTTAAAAACAGTTAGTTTAGTTCAGCAGATTTGTAGTGCGGATATCGTCACTTATCGTCAACGGGAAAAAGACAAACTTTTTATCGATGACTTGCTTCAAGAAAAAAATTTAGACGATGTAATTTTTGTTTTAAGTTGGGGGTTTGATGTAGCTCAACTTACTGCCAAGCTCAAGCAATACAATGTTGTTTATCATGCTCACAGCGCTGGTTATAAATTTCGCTTGCCTGCGAGCATTCCAATTATTACGGTTAGCCGCCATACAATGGGATATTGGGGACAACTATCTCCACATTCTCTGATTTATTATTTGCCGAATCAAATTAGTAATGAATTTGCAAATTTGCATTTAGAGCGAGATATTGATGTTTTAATTCAGGCTCGCAAATCTTCGGAATATTTAATCAAAGATTTGATTCCGGCATTGCAGAAACTGTGTAATGTCTTGGTTGTTGATTCTTATGTAGAAGACTTACCAGGACTATTCAATCGAGCTAAGGTTTATCTTTATGACTCGGCTGAATACTGGGCACAACAAGGAGTTAGTGAAGGATTTGGGCTGCAGCCGTTAGAAGCCCTCGCTTGTGGCTGTCAGGTATTTTCTAGCATTAACAGTGGACTTGCTGACTATTTAGATCCAGGATTTAATTGTTATAAAATTGCTGGATATTCTCAAGAATATGATGTTCAACGTATTCTGAAGGTGCTGAAATCTTCAGTCACGTTTAATTTATCTGAACAATTTTTTGCAGAGTATCGCTATGAAAATATTATGCAGCGGTTACAGGTAATATTGGCTGAATTAAACGAATTTTTTGATCACAAAATTCATCATCCATCTAATATCAAGAGTTTGACGAGGATGCGTGTTGCTAAATTACTTACACAACGGATATACGGGAAGGTGAAAAAGAAATATTTTAAGAGATTGTAA
- a CDS encoding helix-turn-helix transcriptional regulator, giving the protein MAGGESQTPVSLSDRELQIIDLVATGLTNQDIAGKLEISKRTVDNHISNILTKTQTENRVALVRWALQWGKVCLNDVNCCLLPNQND; this is encoded by the coding sequence ATGGCTGGTGGCGAGTCTCAGACCCCTGTTAGTCTGTCAGACAGAGAACTGCAAATTATTGACTTAGTGGCCACTGGCTTAACTAACCAAGATATTGCAGGAAAACTGGAAATTAGTAAACGCACAGTTGATAACCATATCAGCAATATTCTTACTAAAACCCAGACAGAAAACCGAGTAGCACTCGTGCGCTGGGCTTTACAATGGGGCAAAGTTTGCCTGAATGATGTTAATTGTTGTCTTCTGCCCAACCAGAACGATTAG
- the hisF gene encoding imidazole glycerol phosphate synthase subunit HisF gives MLSKRILPCLDVKAGRVVKGVNFVNLQDAGDPVELAKVYNEAGADELVFLDITATHEDRDTIIDVVYRTAEQVFIPLTVGGGIQSLENVKGLLRAGADKVSINSAAVREPDFINRASDRFGNQCIVVAIDARRRIDPNNPGWDVYVRGGRENTGKDALLWAKEVEKRGAGELLVTSMDADGTQAGYDLNLTKSIADAVQIPVIASGGAGTCEHIHAALTEGKAEAALLASQLHYGQLSVAQIKNYLRDRSIPVRMFP, from the coding sequence ATGCTATCTAAAAGAATCTTACCGTGCTTAGATGTGAAGGCGGGACGGGTTGTCAAAGGAGTTAACTTTGTTAACCTCCAGGATGCAGGTGATCCGGTAGAACTGGCGAAGGTTTATAACGAAGCTGGTGCTGATGAGTTAGTATTTCTAGATATTACGGCGACTCATGAAGATCGCGATACAATTATAGATGTGGTGTACCGCACTGCAGAGCAGGTCTTTATTCCGTTAACTGTGGGTGGTGGGATTCAATCCTTAGAAAATGTTAAAGGTTTGTTACGAGCGGGAGCAGACAAGGTTAGTATTAACTCCGCAGCAGTACGTGAACCAGACTTCATTAATCGGGCAAGCGATCGCTTTGGTAATCAATGCATAGTTGTTGCTATTGATGCTAGGCGCAGAATTGACCCTAATAATCCAGGCTGGGACGTGTATGTGCGAGGCGGTAGAGAAAATACAGGCAAAGATGCTTTACTTTGGGCGAAAGAAGTGGAAAAGCGCGGGGCTGGTGAATTGCTTGTAACAAGTATGGACGCCGACGGCACTCAAGCCGGTTATGACTTAAATTTGACAAAATCCATTGCTGATGCTGTACAAATTCCTGTGATCGCCTCTGGTGGCGCAGGTACTTGTGAACACATCCACGCCGCACTCACTGAAGGGAAAGCAGAAGCGGCTTTATTAGCATCGCAGTTACATTACGGACAATTAAGCGTGGCGCAAATCAAAAACTATCTGCGCGATCGCTCCATACCAGTACGCATGTTCCCCTAA